The following coding sequences lie in one Vibrio sp. BS-M-Sm-2 genomic window:
- the sixA gene encoding phosphohistidine phosphatase SixA — protein sequence MKIFIMRHGEAEHFADSDAERALTKRGKMASLAVAQAANEQGISQFDKVLVSPYLRAQETWLEISQAFSGTKVETCDDITPYGMSDDVFDLTLAMAEVEKLETILFVSHLPLVGYLTAEFATGMAPPMFPTSGLACIDFNLETQKGELLWNINP from the coding sequence ATGAAAATATTCATTATGCGCCACGGTGAAGCAGAACATTTTGCGGATTCGGATGCAGAACGAGCGTTGACCAAGCGCGGGAAAATGGCTTCTCTTGCAGTGGCACAAGCTGCAAATGAGCAGGGGATTAGTCAATTCGATAAAGTGCTGGTGAGTCCATATTTAAGGGCTCAAGAGACGTGGTTAGAGATATCTCAGGCGTTTTCTGGTACGAAAGTAGAAACCTGTGATGATATTACGCCTTATGGAATGTCCGACGATGTGTTTGATTTGACCTTGGCAATGGCTGAAGTAGAAAAACTAGAGACCATTTTATTTGTTTCTCATTTACCTCTAGTGGGCTACCTAACAGCAGAGTTTGCAACGGGCATGGCTCCGCCGATGTTCCCAACGTCAGGCCTAGCCTGCATCGACTTTAACCTTGAAACACAGAAAGGTGAGTTACTTTGGAACATCAATCCATAG
- a CDS encoding insulinase family protein — translation MHLSPNDEHQYRYITLNNGLRVLLVQDQNAQKAAAALAVNVGHFDDPTDREGLAHYLEHMLFLGTEKYPKVGEFQSFISQHGGSNNAWTGTEHTCFFFDVELNAFETALDRFSQFFTAPLFNEEALDKERQAVDSEYKMKLNDDSRRLYQVTKELVNHNHPFSKFSVGNIDTLGDRNGETIRQEILSFHQQQYSADLMTLTLSGNQSLDEMQGWVEDRFSSITNHNLQGKKVEVPIIGELSTGVQVRVEPIKEVRKLILTFPMPSMDEHYGVKPLSFFAHLLGYEGEGSLMMQLKEKGWITSLSAGGGASGSNYRDFTVSCSLTIEGLTKTDNIIQAIFQYIKLVEQQGIEEWRYLEKRAVLESAFRFQEPAKPLDVVSHLVINMQHYQEQDVVYGDYKMSHFDDELQRSLLPYLNVDNMRATIVAQGFEYDREAKWYFTPYSVTPFSAEQVQCFTCINPGWQFELPSKNPFICYDLDPTELEGDAKYPQLLEELDGFKLWHLQDHQFRVPKGVVYVAIDSPHSVASPRNIVKTRLCVEMFLDSLEKDTYQAEIAGMGYNMYTHQGGVTLTLSGFSEKQPQLLNMILERFQARDFSPARFETIKHQLLRNWNNASQDRPISQLFNAMTGILQPNNPPYSVLIEALETIEVDELSSFVQAILAELHVEMFVYGDWKKADAHKMAETLKDALRVQDQAYEESLRPLIMLGENGSFQREVVCNQDDSAIVVYYQCPDISPKNIALYSLANHLMSATFFHEIRTKQQLGYMVGTGNMPLNRHPGIVLYVQSPNAAPADLLTSIDEFLNAFYMVLLELNDYQWHSSKRGLWNQISTPDTTLRGRAQRLWVAIGNKDLEFNQRERVLEDLKGLTRSDMMRFVVSQLKPRTANRLIMHAHGNAHDEEEKLSACVEIGSIDEFQLRPKDCELG, via the coding sequence GTGCACTTAAGCCCAAATGATGAACATCAATACCGTTACATAACCTTAAATAACGGGTTACGCGTACTGTTAGTTCAGGACCAAAATGCTCAAAAAGCAGCAGCCGCATTAGCCGTTAATGTGGGGCACTTTGATGACCCTACAGACCGAGAGGGTTTAGCTCATTACTTAGAGCATATGCTATTTTTGGGAACTGAAAAGTATCCAAAGGTCGGAGAGTTCCAAAGTTTTATCAGCCAACATGGTGGTAGTAACAATGCTTGGACAGGAACAGAGCACACCTGCTTCTTTTTTGATGTTGAATTGAATGCGTTTGAAACCGCACTCGATCGCTTCAGCCAATTTTTCACCGCTCCCCTGTTCAACGAAGAAGCATTAGATAAAGAACGCCAAGCCGTTGATTCCGAATATAAGATGAAACTCAACGACGATTCGCGACGCTTGTACCAAGTTACCAAAGAACTGGTGAACCACAATCACCCATTCTCGAAGTTTTCTGTCGGTAATATCGATACGTTGGGCGACAGAAACGGCGAGACGATTCGACAAGAGATCTTATCGTTCCACCAGCAACAATATTCTGCAGACCTGATGACGCTGACTCTGTCTGGCAATCAATCCTTAGATGAGATGCAAGGCTGGGTTGAGGATCGCTTTAGCTCGATTACCAATCACAACCTGCAAGGCAAGAAGGTTGAAGTACCGATTATCGGCGAGTTAAGCACGGGCGTTCAAGTCCGTGTTGAGCCGATTAAAGAAGTGCGAAAACTTATCTTAACCTTCCCGATGCCAAGCATGGACGAACACTACGGTGTTAAACCACTGTCATTCTTCGCACACCTATTGGGTTACGAAGGAGAAGGTAGCTTGATGATGCAACTCAAAGAGAAAGGTTGGATAACATCCCTCTCTGCGGGTGGTGGGGCGAGCGGCAGTAACTACCGTGATTTCACGGTCAGCTGCTCATTGACCATCGAAGGTTTAACCAAAACCGATAACATCATCCAAGCGATATTTCAGTACATCAAATTAGTAGAACAACAAGGCATAGAAGAGTGGCGTTACCTAGAAAAACGTGCCGTTTTAGAGTCAGCTTTCCGCTTTCAAGAGCCAGCAAAGCCGCTTGATGTCGTCAGCCACCTTGTTATCAACATGCAACACTACCAAGAACAAGATGTAGTGTATGGCGATTACAAAATGTCGCATTTCGATGACGAATTACAACGTTCTTTGCTTCCTTATTTAAACGTCGACAATATGCGTGCAACCATTGTTGCTCAAGGTTTCGAGTATGACAGAGAAGCAAAATGGTATTTTACGCCCTACTCAGTCACGCCTTTTAGCGCAGAACAAGTTCAATGCTTTACGTGCATTAACCCCGGTTGGCAGTTTGAGCTCCCAAGTAAGAACCCATTTATTTGCTACGATCTAGACCCAACTGAGCTCGAAGGTGATGCTAAATACCCACAACTTTTAGAAGAGCTCGACGGCTTTAAGCTATGGCACCTGCAAGACCATCAATTTCGAGTACCTAAAGGTGTGGTATATGTCGCTATCGACAGCCCGCACTCAGTCGCCAGCCCGAGAAATATCGTAAAAACACGCTTGTGTGTAGAGATGTTCCTAGACTCTCTGGAAAAAGATACCTATCAGGCTGAAATCGCCGGTATGGGTTACAACATGTATACCCATCAAGGCGGGGTAACTCTCACTCTGTCTGGATTTAGCGAGAAACAGCCACAACTACTCAATATGATTCTTGAACGCTTCCAAGCTCGCGACTTTAGTCCAGCACGCTTCGAAACGATTAAGCATCAATTACTCAGAAACTGGAATAACGCGTCGCAAGATCGCCCTATTTCACAGCTGTTTAATGCGATGACTGGGATACTTCAGCCAAATAATCCGCCCTATTCGGTGTTAATTGAAGCTCTGGAAACGATAGAAGTCGATGAGCTCTCTTCTTTCGTTCAAGCAATCTTAGCGGAACTGCATGTTGAGATGTTTGTGTATGGCGACTGGAAGAAAGCCGATGCACACAAAATGGCAGAAACGCTAAAAGATGCACTGCGCGTTCAAGATCAGGCTTACGAAGAGTCGCTGCGTCCGCTAATTATGCTGGGTGAAAACGGCAGCTTCCAACGTGAGGTGGTGTGCAACCAAGATGATTCGGCAATCGTTGTTTATTACCAGTGCCCGGATATCTCGCCTAAAAACATTGCGCTGTATTCACTGGCAAACCACTTAATGTCAGCCACTTTCTTCCATGAGATACGAACCAAGCAGCAGCTAGGTTACATGGTAGGCACAGGCAACATGCCGCTCAACCGACACCCAGGTATTGTGTTGTATGTACAATCACCTAATGCTGCTCCAGCAGACTTATTAACCTCGATAGACGAGTTTCTCAACGCCTTTTATATGGTGTTGTTAGAGCTTAACGACTACCAATGGCACAGCAGTAAACGCGGCCTCTGGAATCAGATTTCGACACCAGATACGACTTTGCGAGGACGTGCTCAACGCTTATGGGTTGCAATAGGCAATAAGGACCTGGAATTCAATCAGAGAGAGCGTGTGTTGGAAGATCTTAAAGGTCTAACCCGCTCTGACATGATGCGCTTTGTGGTGAGTCAATTAAAACCACGCACCGCAAATCGTCTGATTATGCATGCGCACGGTAATGCCCATGATGAGGAAGAAAAGTTGTCGGCATGTGTGGAAATTGGCTCTATTGATGAGTTTCAGTTGCGCCCGAAAGACTGTGAACTAGGCTAG
- the fadJ gene encoding fatty acid oxidation complex subunit alpha FadJ — protein MSTTLDATTEKETVAQPDATSATESTKKKATAFTLNIDEQDIAWLAIDVPNEKMNTLQAAFAEEMKAIFEQLKEKQSRVKGLIVHSLKPDNFIAGADVRMLDACKTADEAQSLARQGQEMFQTLSELPYPVVAAIHGPCLGGGLELALACDYRVCTDSDKTRLGLPEVQLGLLPGSGGTQRLPRLIGLLSSLDLILTGKQLRAKKAKSLGVVDACVPETILLEVAKSFVEKNTGSKKGKRLASKSQASTKEKLISRTGLGRKVIFEQASKKANQKTRGNYPAADAILDVIRYGLENGFEKGLQYEAKRFSELVMTSESKALRSIFFATTEMKKEHGADAEPKAVKRVGVLGGGLMGAGISHVSVAKAKVPVRIKDVSNEGVLNALNYNFKLFDKQRKRRILSRAGLESKMLQLSGGIDFTSFNHTDVVIEAVFEDLDLKQSMVSDIEANAKPETIFATNTSSLPIHKIAEKAQRPENVVGLHYFSPAEKMPLVEVIPHETTSEETISTVVALAKKQGKTPIVVKDTAGFYVNRILAPYMNEAAHLLLANEPIEKLDSTLLDFGFPVGPITLLDEVGVDIGAKIIPILVNELGDRFQGPDVFDILLNDNRKGRKSGKGFYTYKGKKKEVDKSVYKLLKLQPEPKLSDNDIAMRCVLPMLNEAVRCLDDGIIRSPRDGDIGAIFGIGFPPFLGGPFRYMDQIGIKSLVEMMNDFAKKYGDRFAPCDGLLTRAGLDESFYK, from the coding sequence ATGTCTACGACTCTTGATGCAACAACAGAAAAAGAAACAGTCGCTCAACCAGATGCAACGTCTGCGACTGAATCAACCAAAAAGAAAGCGACAGCATTTACTCTTAATATCGACGAGCAAGATATAGCTTGGTTAGCGATCGATGTGCCAAACGAGAAAATGAACACACTGCAAGCGGCTTTTGCGGAAGAAATGAAAGCCATCTTCGAGCAACTCAAAGAAAAACAGAGTCGAGTTAAGGGTTTAATCGTTCATTCATTGAAGCCAGATAACTTTATTGCTGGCGCTGATGTAAGAATGCTTGATGCGTGTAAAACGGCTGATGAAGCGCAATCTCTGGCTCGCCAAGGGCAGGAGATGTTCCAAACTTTGTCTGAACTACCGTACCCAGTGGTCGCAGCGATTCATGGCCCATGTTTAGGTGGTGGATTAGAGCTCGCACTGGCATGTGATTACCGCGTATGTACCGATTCAGATAAGACTCGTCTTGGTCTGCCAGAAGTGCAGTTAGGCTTATTGCCGGGCTCTGGTGGTACACAGCGTCTGCCTCGCCTTATCGGTTTGTTGTCATCTCTCGACCTTATTCTTACGGGGAAACAACTGCGCGCTAAGAAAGCAAAATCGCTCGGTGTCGTGGATGCTTGTGTGCCTGAAACTATCTTGCTTGAAGTAGCGAAAAGTTTTGTTGAAAAGAATACGGGTAGCAAAAAAGGTAAGCGTCTGGCGTCTAAAAGCCAAGCTTCTACCAAAGAGAAACTTATTTCACGCACGGGTCTTGGTCGCAAGGTGATTTTTGAGCAAGCTTCCAAGAAGGCCAATCAGAAAACGCGTGGTAATTACCCTGCAGCTGATGCGATTCTTGATGTGATTCGTTATGGCCTAGAGAACGGCTTTGAAAAAGGTCTTCAGTACGAAGCGAAGCGTTTCTCTGAGTTAGTAATGACTTCTGAGTCAAAAGCACTTCGTTCTATCTTCTTTGCTACTACTGAAATGAAGAAAGAACACGGTGCAGATGCAGAACCAAAAGCGGTTAAGCGTGTTGGTGTGTTAGGCGGCGGACTTATGGGCGCAGGTATTAGCCATGTGAGTGTAGCTAAAGCAAAAGTACCGGTTCGCATCAAAGACGTATCAAATGAAGGTGTGCTGAACGCGCTTAACTACAACTTCAAGTTGTTCGATAAGCAGCGTAAGCGTCGTATTCTGAGCCGAGCAGGCCTTGAAAGTAAGATGCTTCAACTGTCTGGTGGCATCGACTTTACCAGTTTTAACCATACCGATGTGGTGATTGAAGCGGTATTTGAAGATCTCGACCTTAAGCAATCAATGGTTTCGGACATCGAAGCCAATGCCAAGCCAGAGACTATCTTCGCGACCAATACGTCTTCATTACCAATTCATAAGATTGCGGAGAAGGCGCAGCGACCAGAAAATGTAGTCGGCCTTCACTACTTTAGCCCTGCAGAGAAAATGCCGCTAGTTGAGGTTATCCCTCATGAAACAACTTCAGAAGAGACTATCTCGACGGTAGTAGCATTGGCGAAGAAGCAAGGAAAAACGCCGATTGTTGTCAAAGACACGGCAGGTTTTTATGTTAACCGCATTCTTGCCCCGTACATGAATGAAGCTGCACATCTGCTATTGGCAAATGAGCCGATTGAAAAGCTCGACAGCACGTTATTGGACTTCGGTTTCCCGGTTGGCCCAATTACCTTGTTAGATGAGGTTGGCGTGGATATCGGCGCGAAGATTATTCCGATTCTGGTTAATGAGCTAGGTGACCGCTTCCAAGGCCCTGATGTGTTCGATATTCTGTTGAATGACAACCGTAAAGGCCGTAAGAGCGGTAAAGGTTTCTACACTTACAAAGGTAAGAAGAAAGAAGTCGATAAGTCAGTTTATAAGCTGCTTAAGCTACAACCTGAGCCTAAGCTAAGTGATAATGACATTGCGATGCGTTGTGTATTGCCTATGTTGAACGAAGCGGTTCGTTGTCTAGATGACGGCATTATCCGCAGCCCTCGTGATGGCGATATTGGTGCGATTTTTGGTATCGGTTTCCCTCCATTCCTTGGTGGCCCGTTCCGTTACATGGATCAAATCGGCATCAAATCATTGGTTGAGATGATGAACGATTTCGCTAAGAAGTACGGTGATCGTTTTGCGCCATGTGATGGCCTACTAACACGTGCTGGTCTGGATGAGTCTTTTTACAAGTAA
- the fadI gene encoding acetyl-CoA C-acyltransferase FadI: protein MGKQEVKTRSGERVAVVAGLRTPFARQSTEFSQVPAVDLGKMVVSEMLARTDVDPALIEQVVFGQVVQMPEAPNIAREIVLGTGMDINTDAYSVTRACATSFQAAVNVTESIMAGTIDVGIAGGADSSSVLPIGVSKKLAANLLALSKTKTMGQKLKILKALSVKDLMPVPPAVAEYSTGLSMGQTAEQMAKTHGITREAQDALAHRSHSLASQAWKEGKIKDEVMTAFPAPYKKYLAEDNNIRHDSTVEGYAKLRPAFDRKYGSVTAANATPLTDGGAAVMLMREGKAKELGLEVLGYIRGYAFSAIGVETDMLMGPTYATSQVLKNTGLELSDLTLIEMHEAFAAQVLANVKMFASDEFAQKNLGRDKAIGEIDMEKFNVLGSSIAYGHPFAATGARMMTQTLRELKRRGGGLALNTACAAGGLGAAMILEVE from the coding sequence ATGGGCAAACAGGAAGTCAAAACGCGTTCCGGAGAACGTGTTGCCGTTGTCGCTGGATTACGAACCCCATTCGCTCGTCAGAGCACAGAATTTAGCCAAGTGCCTGCGGTTGACCTAGGCAAAATGGTTGTGAGCGAAATGCTTGCAAGAACTGATGTTGATCCTGCGCTTATCGAACAAGTCGTGTTCGGCCAAGTAGTGCAAATGCCAGAAGCGCCGAACATCGCGCGTGAAATCGTGTTAGGCACAGGCATGGACATCAATACCGATGCCTACAGTGTCACCCGAGCATGTGCGACCAGCTTTCAAGCCGCAGTCAACGTGACCGAAAGCATTATGGCTGGCACGATTGATGTCGGTATTGCGGGCGGTGCGGACTCTTCTTCTGTATTGCCGATTGGAGTTTCCAAAAAACTTGCTGCTAATTTGTTAGCGTTGAGCAAAACCAAAACCATGGGTCAAAAACTGAAAATTCTCAAAGCACTTTCAGTAAAAGACTTGATGCCAGTACCGCCTGCCGTTGCCGAATATTCGACCGGCTTATCTATGGGACAAACTGCCGAGCAGATGGCTAAGACACATGGTATTACTCGCGAAGCTCAAGATGCACTTGCCCACCGTTCTCACTCTTTGGCTTCTCAAGCATGGAAAGAAGGCAAGATTAAAGATGAAGTCATGACGGCATTTCCGGCACCGTACAAAAAGTACCTAGCGGAAGATAACAACATTCGTCATGACTCTACAGTTGAAGGTTACGCCAAACTTCGTCCTGCGTTCGATAGAAAGTACGGCAGTGTAACGGCAGCCAATGCGACGCCTCTTACAGATGGCGGCGCAGCTGTGATGTTGATGCGTGAAGGCAAAGCCAAAGAGCTAGGCTTAGAAGTGCTTGGTTATATTCGTGGCTATGCGTTCTCAGCGATTGGTGTTGAAACGGATATGCTGATGGGTCCAACGTACGCGACCTCGCAAGTCTTGAAAAACACAGGTCTAGAGTTATCAGATCTAACACTGATTGAGATGCACGAAGCATTTGCAGCCCAAGTGTTGGCTAACGTTAAAATGTTTGCAAGTGATGAATTTGCTCAGAAAAATCTTGGCCGTGATAAAGCGATTGGTGAGATTGATATGGAGAAGTTCAACGTGCTGGGTAGCTCAATTGCTTACGGACACCCGTTTGCAGCGACTGGCGCGCGCATGATGACTCAAACATTACGTGAACTGAAACGTCGCGGTGGCGGCTTGGCACTGAACACAGCTTGTGCGGCTGGCGGTTTAGGTGCAGCAATGATCTTGGAGGTAGAATAA
- a CDS encoding sigma-70 family RNA polymerase sigma factor, translating to MFGKKTAKRPVNSDMDKQRKYEALVRAYHRDLFRYAYWLCKDKSIAEDLVQETCLRAWKSLDSLQDEKAAKSWLITILRRENARRFERKQFDLVDIDDHGNDASVSDDPHHQHQWLQAQIMKLEIDYREPLFLQVIGGFSGDEIADILDLNKNTVMTRLFRARNQLKELLDTEEAERGQHNG from the coding sequence ATGTTTGGAAAGAAAACAGCCAAGCGTCCGGTCAACTCTGATATGGACAAACAAAGAAAATACGAAGCACTCGTACGTGCCTATCATCGTGACCTCTTTCGCTACGCCTATTGGTTATGCAAAGACAAAAGCATTGCCGAAGACTTAGTTCAAGAAACTTGCCTTCGCGCATGGAAGTCACTCGATAGTCTACAAGATGAAAAAGCCGCGAAGTCTTGGCTGATTACCATCTTGCGCCGCGAGAATGCTCGACGTTTTGAACGCAAACAGTTTGATCTGGTTGATATCGACGACCATGGTAATGATGCTAGTGTCAGTGATGACCCACACCATCAACACCAGTGGTTGCAAGCGCAGATCATGAAACTTGAAATCGATTACCGTGAGCCCCTCTTCTTGCAAGTGATTGGTGGTTTTAGTGGTGATGAGATTGCCGATATTCTCGATCTCAACAAAAACACGGTGATGACACGTTTATTCAGAGCTCGAAATCAGTTGAAAGAGCTATTGGATACAGAAGAGGCAGAGAGGGGGCAACATAATGGATGA
- a CDS encoding DUF3379 domain-containing protein — translation MDDLEFRRRVLSEPKQRTQDIVDAAANSEANSNFLDDVLALDKQIHSAMNVDVPDDLADRILFNQTSSEESKVVRPTFARRAMAMAASVAFVAGLLVGQVNWGNAFVSPAQASLVDTAMKHVVDEKSFVSNIDEQVTSQQINAKMNPFAFQFDDTFPYHVYYLNHCGFGKSNAVHMVFQGAKGKVTLFLTGIPTDKPIDFDEKGMSGSVTPVDGSSLILVGENGEDVSKIAEKLTKMIKPMS, via the coding sequence ATGGATGATTTGGAATTTCGTCGTCGTGTATTGTCGGAACCTAAACAACGTACACAAGATATTGTTGATGCGGCCGCGAATAGTGAAGCCAATAGTAACTTCTTAGACGATGTACTAGCGCTTGATAAACAGATCCACTCTGCAATGAATGTAGATGTACCAGACGATCTTGCTGATCGTATTCTGTTCAATCAGACCTCAAGCGAAGAAAGCAAAGTAGTCAGGCCTACGTTTGCGAGACGAGCAATGGCAATGGCCGCCTCGGTGGCGTTTGTTGCTGGTTTATTAGTTGGCCAAGTGAATTGGGGCAATGCATTTGTTTCACCCGCGCAAGCAAGCTTGGTTGATACAGCGATGAAGCATGTTGTTGATGAAAAGAGTTTTGTTAGTAACATCGATGAACAGGTCACATCGCAGCAAATCAACGCAAAAATGAATCCATTTGCTTTTCAGTTTGATGATACTTTCCCTTACCACGTCTATTACCTAAACCACTGTGGCTTTGGTAAATCCAACGCGGTACATATGGTCTTCCAAGGCGCAAAAGGCAAAGTAACACTGTTTTTAACCGGTATTCCAACAGACAAACCTATCGACTTTGATGAAAAAGGCATGTCCGGTTCGGTAACACCCGTAGATGGCAGCAGCTTAATCCTTGTTGGTGAAAATGGTGAGGATGTTTCTAAAATCGCCGAAAAACTGACAAAAATGATTAAACCGATGAGCTAG
- a CDS encoding outer membrane protein transport protein, which produces MTTNNTRLFKKSLLAVTITLASSQAMAAGFQLNAQSATGIGRAFAGDAVIADNASVMARNPAAMALFDKTELSLGFETITSMIEVKDTSYNTLGGAMPVDNVDDVGDTSVAPNIHLIVPVNEKFAWGVNAYSNFGTKTEFSDDYLASEYGGLTDVMSINFGLAGSYRLNDQWSFGAGLDLIYGEGTMKRTAGVGFGPAAGQKLLDVDGATGWAVGFNVGTVYELDENNRFGLSYRYSPEFTAEDDNGQEITLPLPDMAEFSGFHKIEDTKFAVHYSVQWIGWSAFDSIDFEKLDPTQSTLAYALSGGTGAYQKDYKWQDGWHYAIGGTYYLNTDWTLRAGYMYDTSAQDSLTSISVPDSDRQWFSAGFTYHINTDSNVDFGFTYLLGDDTKVEESLGATSVSATTHADAILLGLQYSRSF; this is translated from the coding sequence ATGACTACCAACAACACGCGTCTGTTTAAAAAGTCTCTTTTAGCAGTAACAATTACACTGGCGTCTTCGCAAGCGATGGCAGCAGGTTTCCAACTTAACGCACAATCAGCTACCGGCATCGGCCGTGCTTTCGCTGGTGATGCAGTAATCGCAGATAACGCGTCAGTAATGGCACGTAACCCTGCAGCAATGGCACTGTTTGACAAAACTGAGCTTTCTCTTGGTTTTGAAACAATCACTTCAATGATTGAAGTGAAAGATACTAGCTACAATACGCTTGGTGGCGCAATGCCAGTCGATAACGTTGATGATGTTGGTGATACTTCTGTAGCTCCAAACATTCACCTCATTGTTCCTGTTAATGAAAAGTTTGCTTGGGGTGTGAACGCTTACTCTAACTTCGGTACTAAAACTGAGTTTTCAGATGATTACCTAGCTAGTGAATATGGCGGTTTAACAGATGTAATGAGCATCAACTTCGGTCTTGCAGGCTCTTACCGTCTAAACGATCAATGGAGCTTTGGTGCTGGTCTTGACCTGATCTACGGTGAAGGCACAATGAAGCGTACTGCTGGTGTCGGCTTTGGCCCAGCCGCAGGACAAAAACTACTTGACGTAGATGGTGCAACTGGTTGGGCTGTTGGCTTTAACGTAGGTACAGTTTACGAGCTAGATGAAAACAACCGTTTTGGTCTATCTTACCGTTACAGCCCTGAGTTCACCGCGGAAGATGACAACGGTCAAGAAATCACACTGCCTCTACCAGATATGGCAGAGTTCTCTGGTTTCCACAAAATTGAAGACACTAAATTCGCTGTTCACTACTCTGTTCAATGGATTGGTTGGAGTGCATTCGACTCAATTGATTTTGAGAAGCTAGATCCTACTCAATCGACACTGGCTTACGCATTGAGCGGCGGCACAGGTGCGTACCAGAAAGATTACAAATGGCAAGATGGTTGGCACTACGCTATTGGTGGTACATACTACCTGAACACTGATTGGACGCTTCGTGCTGGTTACATGTACGACACAAGTGCACAAGATTCACTAACTTCTATCTCTGTACCAGATTCAGATCGTCAGTGGTTCTCTGCTGGTTTCACATACCACATTAATACCGATTCTAACGTAGACTTTGGTTTCACTTACCTACTAGGTGATGATACTAAAGTTGAAGAAAGCTTAGGCGCAACTTCTGTTAGCGCAACAACGCATGCTGATGCAATCCTACTAGGCCTGCAATACAGCCGCAGCTTCTAG
- a CDS encoding outer membrane protein transport protein, translating into MKMNKTLLSAAVAVGLLSTSTVTQAAGFQLAEYSATGLGRAYAGEAAMADGADAQWRNPAMLTYLEGTQVSVGAIYVDPNIDIDGTSTSMMGKTTSSNSSDFAHSAVIPNFYVSHKYNEKFALGFAAGTNYGMETDLGKDFGGANHGNEASVTTMELNLNAAYQVLESVSIGGGIRYIMAEGSFGAVSTANSLVPMPQGTALKYMEGDDTAWGWQVGTAWQINENNRLGFTYKSEVDLTLEGHANGVAFDAVAGALGTPVKSKYNGSMQLALPATAELASFHQLSDKVAVHASVNWTNWSSFKELVADIPEFGPARTQDIKQENWEDNYRFAIGTTYQMTPKLALRSGIAYDTSAVSEEHRTATIPETDRTWLSIGAGYQWSEQLTLDAGFTYILAKDAKMVEDDASSAPFGGDFEGEVTGSIWLVGIQANYRF; encoded by the coding sequence ATGAAAATGAATAAGACTCTTCTATCTGCTGCAGTGGCAGTTGGACTACTTTCGACTTCTACCGTGACTCAAGCGGCAGGTTTTCAACTAGCAGAATACTCAGCAACAGGCCTAGGCCGTGCATACGCTGGTGAAGCAGCAATGGCTGACGGTGCTGATGCACAATGGCGTAACCCAGCAATGCTGACTTACCTAGAAGGTACCCAGGTTTCTGTTGGCGCTATCTATGTTGACCCAAACATTGATATCGACGGTACTTCTACGTCTATGATGGGCAAAACGACTTCATCAAATTCTAGTGATTTTGCACACAGTGCAGTGATCCCAAACTTTTATGTTTCTCATAAGTACAACGAAAAGTTTGCTTTAGGTTTCGCTGCGGGTACTAACTACGGGATGGAAACAGACCTAGGTAAAGACTTTGGTGGCGCTAACCATGGTAACGAAGCAAGTGTTACGACAATGGAGCTAAACCTAAACGCTGCATACCAAGTACTTGAAAGCGTATCTATTGGTGGTGGTATTCGTTACATTATGGCTGAAGGTAGCTTTGGTGCGGTATCTACAGCTAACTCTCTAGTTCCTATGCCTCAAGGTACAGCTTTAAAATACATGGAAGGTGATGACACAGCATGGGGTTGGCAAGTGGGTACAGCTTGGCAGATCAATGAAAACAACCGCCTTGGTTTTACCTACAAGTCAGAAGTAGATCTAACGCTTGAAGGTCACGCAAATGGTGTCGCTTTTGATGCTGTTGCTGGCGCTTTGGGTACTCCAGTCAAGTCAAAATACAACGGTTCAATGCAACTTGCATTGCCAGCTACCGCCGAGCTTGCAAGCTTCCATCAACTATCAGATAAGGTCGCTGTACATGCGAGCGTTAACTGGACTAACTGGAGCAGCTTTAAAGAACTAGTAGCTGACATCCCTGAATTCGGTCCTGCTCGAACTCAAGATATCAAGCAAGAGAACTGGGAAGACAACTACCGCTTTGCGATCGGTACAACTTATCAAATGACACCTAAACTGGCTCTACGTTCTGGTATCGCCTACGACACTTCAGCGGTAAGCGAAGAACACCGTACTGCGACTATTCCAGAAACAGACCGCACTTGGTTAAGTATTGGTGCTGGCTACCAATGGTCTGAGCAACTAACACTAGACGCCGGTTTCACTTACATCCTAGCGAAAGACGCAAAAATGGTTGAAGATGACGCAAGTTCTGCTCCATTTGGTGGTGACTTCGAAGGTGAAGTAACTGGTAGCATTTGGTTAGTGGGTATCCAAGCTAACTACCGTTTCTAA